A part of Hydrogenobacter sp. T-8 genomic DNA contains:
- the lspA gene encoding signal peptidase II: protein MEKSLRKIALIYGLTAFMVLSLDLITKNLAESFLKERDISLLPFLHLVLVHNRGVAFGLLAEAPDLIRIPVLFITPLIALVITFLYAVRVRGILVPVLMGMVGGGAFGNLYDRVLLGYVRDFIYLSYGGLSWPAFNLADASISTAIFLLLMRELLPKGGKN, encoded by the coding sequence ATGGAAAAAAGCCTTAGAAAGATTGCTCTAATATATGGGCTCACCGCCTTTATGGTGCTAAGCCTTGACCTTATTACCAAAAACCTTGCAGAGTCCTTTCTCAAAGAGAGGGACATTAGCCTTTTGCCCTTTCTTCATCTCGTGCTTGTCCACAACAGGGGCGTAGCCTTTGGACTTCTTGCAGAGGCACCCGACCTTATAAGGATTCCCGTCCTTTTTATAACTCCTTTGATTGCTCTTGTTATAACCTTTTTGTATGCGGTAAGGGTCAGGGGCATACTTGTTCCAGTGCTTATGGGTATGGTGGGCGGGGGTGCTTTTGGAAATCTCTATGATAGGGTTTTACTTGGATATGTAAGAGACTTTATATACCTTTCCTATGGAGGGCTTTCTTGGCCAGCCTTTAACTTGGCAGACGCCAGCATAAGCACCGCCATATTTCTTCTCCTCATGAGGGAGCTCCTACCAAAGGGTGGAAAAAATTAA